A single Bacillus sp. HMF5848 DNA region contains:
- the dprA gene encoding DNA-processing protein DprA produces MDDQRELLILLAHCRGIGWKSIHRLIQVDNSLNFLHTTSKDNLRQILRIHHSNFERFYVDLHNLSVKKLIHSYNKHNIKILTIFDKEYPPLLKEIYDPPWVLFAKGKVSLLSHTRMLSIVGTRAPSAYGIHAVKQILPSLIESGCVIISGLAEGIDTLAHKTAIQNQGYTIAVIAGGFNHIYPASNVSLAKHIASNHLLLSEYPPDVQPRKWQFPMRNRIISGLSKGTFVIEARQKSGSLITADQALSQGRDVFSLPGHVFAPTSEGTNYLIQQGAKLIMNANDVITEIE; encoded by the coding sequence TTGGATGATCAAAGGGAGTTACTTATACTATTAGCGCATTGTCGTGGCATTGGCTGGAAATCTATTCATCGCTTAATACAAGTTGATAATAGCTTGAATTTTTTACATACAACCTCAAAGGATAACCTACGCCAAATTCTTCGTATTCACCACTCTAATTTTGAGCGTTTTTATGTTGATTTACACAACCTTTCTGTTAAGAAGCTAATCCATTCATATAACAAACATAATATAAAGATCCTCACTATATTTGATAAAGAATACCCACCGTTATTAAAAGAAATATATGATCCACCTTGGGTTTTATTTGCTAAAGGAAAAGTGTCGCTACTGTCACATACTCGCATGTTAAGTATTGTTGGAACACGAGCACCGAGTGCATATGGTATACATGCTGTAAAGCAAATATTGCCTTCTTTAATAGAAAGTGGCTGCGTCATAATTAGTGGACTAGCGGAAGGGATTGATACGTTAGCTCACAAAACAGCGATACAAAATCAAGGCTATACTATTGCTGTTATAGCAGGTGGATTCAATCATATTTATCCAGCAAGCAATGTATCTCTTGCAAAACACATAGCAAGTAATCACTTGCTTTTATCTGAATACCCACCAGATGTACAACCGAGAAAATGGCAGTTTCCTATGAGAAATAGAATAATAAGTGGACTGTCTAAAGGAACTTTTGTGATTGAAGCGAGACAAAAGAGTGGTTCGTTAATAACAGCCGATCAAGCTTTATCACAAGGTAGGGATGTATTTAGTCTACCTGGACATGTGTTCGCTCCTACATCAGAAGGTACAAACTATTTAATACAACAAGGTGCGAAGTTAATAATGAATGCAAACGATGTAATTACAGAGATAGAATAA
- a CDS encoding EscU/YscU/HrcU family type III secretion system export apparatus switch protein, with protein sequence MNQNNRKQAVALSYNDNKNTAPIVVAKGKGIVAANLITKAKEHNIPIQEDSSLVELLQQIQIHEQIPEELYEVVAEIFAFVYQLDKKIKD encoded by the coding sequence ATGAATCAGAATAATCGTAAACAAGCAGTTGCTCTCTCCTATAATGATAATAAGAATACAGCGCCTATTGTCGTGGCAAAAGGAAAAGGCATCGTCGCTGCCAATTTAATTACAAAAGCAAAGGAACACAATATACCTATTCAAGAAGACTCCTCATTAGTAGAATTGCTTCAACAAATACAAATTCATGAACAAATTCCAGAAGAGCTATATGAGGTTGTTGCTGAGATCTTTGCTTTTGTATATCAGTTAGATAAAAAAATTAAAGATTAG
- a CDS encoding KH domain-containing protein: protein MKELIETIVKALVDHPNDVTVSEKETEKSIHFELSVNKEDMGKVIGKQGRVAKAVRTVVYAAGAQQNKKIHLDITE from the coding sequence ATGAAAGAACTGATAGAGACTATTGTGAAAGCCCTTGTCGATCACCCAAATGATGTTACTGTTTCCGAAAAAGAAACGGAAAAAAGCATTCATTTTGAGCTTTCTGTCAACAAAGAAGACATGGGAAAAGTGATTGGTAAACAAGGCCGCGTGGCAAAAGCAGTTCGAACCGTTGTGTATGCAGCAGGTGCACAACAAAACAAAAAAATTCATCTAGATATTACAGAGTAA
- a CDS encoding ribonuclease HII: MEKQSINQIKEIIGDIKDVKDPFIQCLRKDSRKGVQALLLKWEKQLHEEQQAREAFYKKTTYEQEAFAKGVQYIAGVDEVGRGPLAGPVVAAAVILRKDFYLPGLDDSKKLSEQKREQYYDTIVRDAISIGVGIVSADKIDSINIYQAAKLAMKEAVCNLSIKPDYLLVDAMEIPLLIEQQSIIKGDANSISIAAASVVAKVTRDKLMKKLAAQYPQYGFDSHMGYGTAQHLAAIQEYGITSEHRKSFAPVRNAIS, encoded by the coding sequence TTGGAAAAGCAATCTATTAATCAAATTAAAGAAATAATAGGCGATATAAAGGATGTAAAAGACCCATTCATACAATGTTTACGAAAAGACAGTCGAAAAGGTGTGCAAGCATTGTTGCTAAAATGGGAAAAACAGCTACATGAGGAGCAACAAGCACGAGAGGCTTTTTATAAAAAAACTACATACGAGCAAGAGGCTTTTGCAAAGGGTGTGCAATATATTGCTGGAGTCGATGAGGTAGGGCGTGGCCCGTTAGCTGGACCTGTTGTTGCGGCTGCAGTTATTTTACGAAAGGATTTCTATTTACCAGGCTTAGATGACTCTAAAAAGTTATCTGAGCAAAAGCGTGAACAATATTACGATACTATTGTGAGGGATGCAATATCTATTGGAGTTGGTATCGTGTCAGCTGACAAAATTGATAGTATTAATATTTATCAAGCTGCTAAACTAGCTATGAAGGAAGCGGTTTGTAATTTATCTATTAAACCTGATTATCTATTAGTAGATGCAATGGAAATACCATTATTGATTGAGCAACAATCTATAATTAAAGGGGATGCTAACAGTATTTCAATAGCAGCGGCTTCAGTTGTAGCAAAAGTAACTCGAGATAAGCTGATGAAGAAATTAGCAGCACAGTATCCTCAGTATGGCTTTGACTCGCATATGGGGTACGGCACGGCTCAACACTTAGCAGCAATACAAGAGTATGGAATTACTTCTGAACATCGCAAATCCTTCGCGCCTGTTCGAAATGCAATAAGCTAA
- the lepB gene encoding signal peptidase I, which produces MTEQTKDNSVIKSFWEWIKALAIAIILATVIRHFLFAPILVDGQSMYPTLHDGDRMIVNKLSYLIGEPERFDIVVFHYNQEQDYIKRVIGLPGDHIEYKDDVLYINGQPYDEQYLNQSKAGIIDGLLTESFNLEDVTNGEFTVPEGQLFVMGDNRRHSKDSRHIGTINSSSVVGKTSIIYWPFSRIDIVQ; this is translated from the coding sequence ATGACTGAGCAAACTAAGGACAATAGCGTAATAAAGTCATTTTGGGAATGGATTAAAGCGTTGGCAATTGCTATTATACTTGCTACTGTTATACGTCATTTCCTTTTTGCTCCAATCCTAGTGGATGGTCAATCCATGTATCCGACGTTACATGATGGTGACCGTATGATTGTAAATAAATTATCTTACTTAATAGGCGAACCAGAGCGCTTTGATATAGTAGTATTTCATTATAATCAAGAGCAGGACTATATTAAGCGTGTAATTGGTTTGCCGGGAGATCATATTGAATATAAGGATGATGTCCTATATATAAATGGGCAACCATACGACGAGCAGTACCTGAACCAATCTAAGGCGGGGATTATTGATGGACTATTGACTGAGTCATTTAATCTCGAAGACGTTACGAATGGAGAATTTACAGTACCAGAGGGACAGCTATTTGTTATGGGAGACAACAGAAGACACAGTAAAGATAGTCGTCATATTGGTACAATAAATAGTTCAAGTGTTGTAGGCAAAACAAGTATCATTTATTGGCCATTTTCACGTATTGATATTGTTCAATAG
- a CDS encoding putative DNA-binding protein, with product MLDKTTRVNYLYDFYQSLLTPKQQEYMSLYYLDDYSLGEIAEEFNVSRQAVYDNIKRTEAMLEEYEVKLQLFQKFQERKQLLDKLQEFSVTTPNKEHIELLIEALRKLE from the coding sequence ATGTTAGATAAAACAACTCGTGTTAATTATTTATATGATTTCTATCAATCACTGTTAACGCCTAAACAACAAGAGTACATGTCACTATACTACTTAGATGATTATTCCTTAGGTGAGATTGCGGAAGAATTTAATGTCAGTCGTCAAGCAGTTTATGACAACATTAAACGTACTGAAGCAATGCTTGAGGAATACGAGGTGAAACTACAGTTGTTCCAAAAATTTCAAGAGCGCAAACAATTACTAGACAAGTTACAAGAGTTTAGTGTAACGACACCTAACAAAGAGCACATAGAATTGTTAATAGAGGCGCTTAGGAAGTTAGAATAG
- the ffh gene encoding signal recognition particle protein: protein MAFEGLADRLQGSIQKIRGKGKVTESDVKEMMREVRLALLEADVNFKVVKDFVKRVSERSVGQEVMKSLTPGQQVIKVVQEELTALMGGEQSRIAVANRPPTVIMMVGLQGAGKTTTTGKLANLLRKKYNRKPMLVAADIYRPAAIQQLETLGKQLSMPVFSLGDQVSPVEIAKQALQKAKEEHHDYVIIDTAGRLHIDETLMGELKQVKEVAKPDEIFLVVDAMTGQDAVNVASSFNEQLDLTGVVLTKLDGDTRGGAALSVKAVTGTPIKFVGLGEKLDQLEPFHPERMASRILGMGDVLSLIEKAQANVDTEKAKELEQKMRTMSFTFDDFLDQMEQVKKMGPLDELLGMMPGASKMKGLKDIKVDDKQLAHVEAIIKSMTKLEKQQPEIINASRKKRIARGSGRPIQEVNRLLKQFEEMKKMMKQMTQMTKGKGKRKGGFPKLPFM, encoded by the coding sequence ATGGCATTTGAAGGATTGGCCGACCGTCTGCAAGGTTCAATTCAAAAAATTCGTGGTAAAGGGAAAGTCACGGAGTCCGATGTAAAAGAAATGATGCGCGAAGTACGCTTGGCTTTATTAGAGGCGGATGTAAACTTCAAAGTCGTTAAAGACTTTGTGAAGCGTGTTAGTGAGCGTTCAGTTGGACAAGAAGTGATGAAAAGCTTAACACCTGGACAACAAGTCATTAAAGTAGTACAGGAAGAGTTAACTGCTTTAATGGGTGGCGAGCAAAGCAGAATTGCAGTAGCAAATCGTCCGCCAACTGTTATTATGATGGTAGGTTTGCAAGGTGCTGGTAAAACAACGACGACAGGGAAACTAGCCAATTTGTTGCGCAAAAAATATAACCGTAAACCTATGCTTGTTGCAGCAGATATTTATCGCCCTGCTGCTATTCAACAACTTGAAACTCTCGGTAAGCAGTTAAGTATGCCGGTGTTTTCTTTAGGTGATCAGGTTAGTCCAGTTGAAATTGCAAAACAAGCTCTACAGAAGGCTAAGGAAGAACACCATGATTATGTTATTATCGATACAGCAGGTCGATTACACATTGATGAAACATTAATGGGTGAACTTAAACAAGTCAAAGAGGTTGCTAAGCCTGATGAAATTTTTCTTGTAGTTGATGCTATGACAGGACAGGATGCTGTTAACGTTGCATCTAGCTTTAATGAACAATTAGACCTTACTGGTGTCGTGTTAACTAAACTAGATGGTGATACACGTGGTGGTGCTGCATTATCAGTAAAAGCTGTTACAGGCACACCTATCAAATTCGTAGGTCTTGGTGAAAAGTTAGATCAACTCGAGCCATTTCACCCAGAACGAATGGCCTCTCGTATATTAGGTATGGGAGACGTACTATCATTAATTGAAAAAGCTCAAGCAAATGTTGATACAGAAAAAGCAAAAGAGCTTGAACAAAAGATGAGAACTATGTCCTTTACTTTTGATGATTTCTTAGATCAAATGGAGCAGGTCAAAAAAATGGGCCCGCTTGATGAACTTCTTGGGATGATGCCTGGCGCAAGCAAGATGAAGGGCTTAAAAGATATAAAAGTGGATGACAAACAGCTTGCTCACGTGGAGGCCATTATTAAGTCCATGACAAAGCTCGAAAAACAACAGCCAGAAATTATTAATGCTAGCCGCAAAAAACGAATTGCAAGAGGAAGCGGTCGACCTATACAGGAAGTTAATCGCTTATTAAAGCAATTTGAAGAAATGAAAAAGATGATGAAGCAAATGACGCAAATGACTAAAGGTAAAGGGAAACGCAAAGGTGGATTTCCTAAGCTACCTTTCATGTAA
- the rimM gene encoding ribosome maturation factor RimM (Essential for efficient processing of 16S rRNA), translated as MSNWFNVGKIVNTHGIAGEVRVISRTDFGEERYKPGNTLYIFSEQAKEGIAVTVKSHRIHKNFDLLSFEEYKDINDVEKLKGFVIKVPIEQLGDLPEGEYYFHEIIGCQVQTLDELQVGEVSEILTPGANDVWVIKTREGKEILIPYIDDIVKKVDVKNKQIWIDPMEGLLT; from the coding sequence ATGAGTAATTGGTTTAATGTAGGTAAAATAGTGAATACACATGGCATAGCCGGTGAAGTTCGTGTTATATCTCGAACTGATTTCGGCGAAGAAAGGTATAAGCCCGGTAATACACTATATATTTTTTCTGAACAAGCAAAAGAAGGTATTGCAGTTACCGTCAAGTCGCACCGTATTCATAAGAATTTCGATTTATTATCGTTTGAAGAGTACAAAGATATTAATGATGTTGAAAAGTTAAAAGGTTTCGTTATTAAAGTACCAATTGAACAATTGGGTGACTTACCTGAAGGAGAATATTATTTTCACGAAATTATTGGCTGTCAAGTTCAAACGCTAGACGAATTACAGGTTGGTGAGGTATCTGAAATCTTAACGCCAGGTGCGAATGACGTTTGGGTTATCAAGACACGAGAAGGCAAGGAAATATTAATTCCATATATTGATGATATAGTAAAAAAAGTTGATGTAAAAAATAAACAAATATGGATTGACCCGATGGAAGGGTTGTTAACATGA
- a CDS encoding YlqD family protein, protein MQIMKKVVVKQLLTEQSKQKLLEKYTLTKELLHKECGQLQFELKKTEKSRPHQITHVREYFKKEIQDRQEKIDLLEFQMEQLHTLPLGSEIKEQELDAIINVSVGDNWPDLNQAQVIVVKDGIIVEIR, encoded by the coding sequence ATGCAAATAATGAAAAAGGTTGTTGTGAAGCAATTACTAACAGAACAAAGTAAGCAGAAACTGCTTGAAAAATACACTCTTACAAAAGAATTACTTCATAAAGAGTGTGGTCAGCTTCAATTTGAGCTGAAAAAAACTGAAAAATCACGTCCTCACCAAATCACGCATGTGAGAGAATATTTTAAAAAGGAAATACAAGATAGACAAGAAAAAATAGATTTGTTAGAGTTTCAAATGGAACAATTACATACACTGCCGCTTGGTAGTGAGATTAAAGAGCAAGAACTCGATGCTATTATTAATGTTAGTGTAGGAGACAATTGGCCTGATTTAAATCAAGCACAGGTGATTGTTGTGAAGGATGGCATAATTGTAGAAATAAGATAA
- the ylqF gene encoding ribosome biogenesis GTPase YlqF, with translation MATIQWFPGHMAKARRQVVEKLKLIDIVYELVDARLPMSSRNPMIDEIIGQKPRVIILNKADMADATVTKEWMDYFKQTNRAVVEVNAQAGVGLKDIISASKRLLDEKFTKLAAKGVKPRAIRALIVGIPNVGKSTLINRLAKRNIAQTGDRPGVTKAQQWIKVGKELELLDTPGILWPKFEDEQVGYKLAVSGAIKDTILNLQDIAVFALRFLQANYPERLMDRYQLSEIPDDIVQLFDEIGKRRGALMGGGIVDYDKVSDLVLRDIRSERLGRVSFERPSEY, from the coding sequence ATGGCAACAATTCAATGGTTCCCTGGCCATATGGCTAAAGCAAGAAGACAGGTAGTCGAGAAGTTAAAGCTGATTGATATTGTTTATGAATTAGTAGATGCTAGGTTGCCGATGTCCTCAAGAAATCCAATGATCGATGAAATTATAGGACAAAAACCAAGAGTAATTATTCTTAATAAAGCAGACATGGCTGATGCTACCGTTACGAAAGAGTGGATGGATTATTTTAAGCAAACAAACCGCGCTGTTGTTGAAGTGAACGCTCAAGCGGGAGTTGGTTTAAAAGATATCATTTCAGCTTCAAAAAGACTTTTAGATGAAAAGTTCACCAAGTTAGCTGCTAAAGGAGTTAAACCTAGAGCAATTCGTGCGCTAATAGTAGGTATTCCTAACGTAGGGAAATCGACGTTAATTAACCGACTAGCAAAACGTAATATTGCTCAAACAGGAGATAGACCTGGAGTAACAAAAGCACAACAATGGATTAAGGTTGGCAAAGAGCTTGAATTGCTTGATACACCAGGTATTTTATGGCCTAAGTTTGAGGATGAACAAGTGGGATATAAACTAGCTGTTTCAGGAGCGATTAAGGATACAATTCTAAATTTGCAGGATATAGCTGTTTTTGCATTGCGATTTTTACAGGCAAATTATCCTGAAAGATTAATGGACCGGTACCAGTTATCCGAAATTCCAGATGATATAGTTCAGCTATTTGATGAAATTGGAAAAAGGCGTGGAGCATTAATGGGCGGAGGCATCGTTGATTATGATAAAGTCTCAGACCTAGTTTTACGAGATATACGTTCAGAAAGGCTAGGGCGAGTGAGTTTTGAACGTCCGTCAGAGTATTAA
- the sucC gene encoding ADP-forming succinate--CoA ligase subunit beta, which produces MNIHEYQGKEILKSFGVSVPNGKVAFTVEEAVEAAKQLGTKINVVKAQIHAGGRGKAGGVKVAKSLDEVRTYAEEILGKTLVTHQTGPEGKEVKRLLVEEGCDIKKEYYVGLVLDRATSRVVLMASEEGGTEIEEVAEQTPEKIFKEVIDPAVGLQAYQARRIAFNINIPKDLVNKTVAFMMGLYNAFVEKDCSIAEINPLVVTGDGNIIALDAKLNFDDNAIYRHKDIQAYRDLDEEDEKEIEASKYDLSYIALDGNIGCMVNGAGLAMATMDIIKYYGGEPANFLDVGGGATAEKVTEAFKIILADEHVKGIFVNIFGGIMKCDVIANGVVEAAKQVGLSVPLVVRLEGTNVDLGKEILEKSGLNIIAAESMADGAQKIVSAVQ; this is translated from the coding sequence ATGAATATCCATGAGTATCAAGGAAAGGAAATCTTAAAAAGCTTTGGGGTTTCTGTTCCAAATGGAAAAGTCGCTTTTACAGTCGAAGAAGCTGTTGAAGCTGCGAAGCAATTAGGTACAAAAATAAATGTAGTGAAAGCGCAAATTCACGCTGGGGGACGTGGAAAAGCAGGGGGCGTTAAAGTAGCAAAAAGCCTGGATGAGGTTCGTACATATGCAGAAGAAATCCTAGGGAAAACACTAGTTACTCATCAAACGGGACCCGAAGGTAAAGAAGTTAAACGACTTTTAGTTGAAGAAGGCTGCGACATTAAAAAAGAATATTATGTTGGTTTAGTGCTTGATCGTGCAACGTCAAGAGTGGTGTTAATGGCTTCTGAAGAAGGTGGAACAGAAATAGAAGAAGTGGCTGAACAAACACCTGAAAAAATATTTAAAGAAGTAATTGACCCAGCTGTTGGCTTACAAGCTTATCAAGCTCGTCGAATTGCATTTAATATAAATATTCCTAAGGATTTAGTAAACAAGACAGTTGCGTTTATGATGGGGTTATATAACGCATTTGTGGAGAAGGATTGTTCTATTGCAGAAATTAATCCTCTAGTTGTCACTGGTGATGGCAATATTATTGCTCTAGATGCAAAATTAAACTTTGATGACAATGCTATATATCGCCATAAAGATATTCAAGCTTATCGTGATTTAGATGAAGAAGATGAGAAAGAAATTGAAGCATCAAAATACGACTTAAGCTACATTGCATTGGACGGCAATATTGGTTGTATGGTTAATGGTGCAGGGCTTGCAATGGCTACGATGGATATTATTAAATATTATGGCGGTGAACCGGCTAACTTCCTTGATGTAGGGGGCGGTGCAACAGCAGAAAAGGTAACAGAGGCTTTTAAAATAATCTTAGCTGATGAACATGTGAAGGGCATATTCGTTAACATATTTGGTGGCATTATGAAATGTGATGTAATCGCTAATGGAGTTGTAGAAGCAGCTAAACAGGTTGGTTTGTCTGTACCATTAGTTGTTCGCCTTGAAGGTACGAATGTTGATTTAGGAAAAGAAATTCTTGAAAAATCAGGCCTAAATATTATTGCTGCAGAATCTATGGCAGATGGAGCGCAAAAAATCGTCTCAGCAGTACAGTAG
- the rplS gene encoding 50S ribosomal protein L19 produces the protein MHHIIQEITKEQLRSDLPEFRPGDTVRVHVKVVEGTRERIQIFEGVVIKRRGGGISETFTVRKISYGVGVERTFPVHTPKIAKLEVIRRGKVRRAKLYYLRNLRGKAARIKEIR, from the coding sequence ATGCATCATATTATTCAAGAAATTACAAAAGAACAATTAAGATCAGACCTTCCTGAATTCCGTCCTGGAGACACAGTGCGTGTACACGTTAAGGTTGTCGAAGGTACTCGTGAGCGTATTCAGATTTTTGAAGGTGTTGTTATTAAGCGTCGTGGCGGTGGAATTAGTGAAACGTTCACGGTTCGTAAGATTTCTTACGGCGTGGGAGTTGAACGTACTTTCCCTGTACACACACCAAAGATTGCGAAGCTTGAAGTTATTCGTCGTGGTAAAGTACGTCGTGCAAAACTTTATTACCTACGTAACTTACGTGGTAAAGCAGCTCGTATTAAAGAAATTCGATAA
- the rpsP gene encoding 30S ribosomal protein S16 has protein sequence MAVKIRLKRMGAKKSPFYRIVVADSRSPRDGRFIETVGTYNPVSKPAELKIDEELALKWLQNGAKPSDTVRNLFSSQGIMEKFHNAKYSK, from the coding sequence ATGGCAGTAAAAATTCGTTTAAAAAGAATGGGTGCGAAAAAATCACCTTTTTATCGTATCGTAGTAGCAGATTCTCGTTCACCACGTGATGGTCGTTTCATTGAGACAGTTGGAACTTATAACCCGGTTTCTAAGCCAGCTGAATTGAAAATTGACGAAGAGTTAGCTCTTAAATGGCTTCAAAATGGTGCTAAGCCATCTGATACAGTTCGTAACCTGTTTAGCAGCCAAGGTATTATGGAAAAATTCCACAATGCGAAATACAGTAAATAG
- the trmD gene encoding tRNA (guanosine(37)-N1)-methyltransferase TrmD, whose translation MKIDILTLFPDMFEGVFGSSILKKAQDKDAVNIHVHNFREFADNKHQTVDDYPYGGGAGMVLKPQPLFDAVKGIEAEGTRVILMCPQGERYTQAKAESFAKEKHLVFLCGHYEGYDERIREHLVTDEISIGDYVLTGGELAAMVVVDSVVRLLPDVLGNEDSHMKDSYSTGLLEHPHYTRPADFRGLKVPDVLLSGDHKKIEEWRQKESLRRTWLRRPDLLDVIELNDQQKKWLLEFKNQS comes from the coding sequence ATGAAAATTGATATTTTAACTTTATTTCCTGACATGTTTGAAGGTGTGTTTGGATCTTCTATTTTAAAGAAAGCACAAGATAAGGATGCGGTAAACATTCATGTTCATAACTTCCGGGAGTTTGCTGATAATAAGCATCAAACTGTAGATGATTATCCGTATGGTGGAGGTGCAGGCATGGTTCTTAAGCCACAACCTCTATTTGATGCTGTTAAAGGTATTGAAGCTGAGGGAACGCGTGTAATTCTTATGTGTCCGCAAGGTGAACGATATACGCAGGCTAAAGCAGAATCATTTGCAAAGGAAAAACATCTTGTGTTTTTGTGCGGACATTACGAGGGGTATGATGAGAGAATTCGAGAGCACCTTGTAACAGATGAAATATCGATTGGCGATTATGTATTAACTGGTGGAGAGCTTGCAGCGATGGTTGTGGTTGATAGTGTCGTTCGGTTACTTCCAGATGTTCTAGGGAATGAGGATTCTCACATGAAGGATTCTTACAGTACAGGGCTGCTAGAACATCCACATTATACACGACCAGCAGATTTTCGCGGACTTAAAGTACCAGACGTCTTATTATCTGGAGATCATAAAAAGATTGAAGAATGGCGACAAAAAGAGTCTCTACGTCGAACTTGGTTAAGAAGGCCTGATTTGCTAGATGTAATAGAGTTAAATGATCAACAAAAAAAATGGTTATTAGAATTCAAGAATCAGTCTTGA
- the sucD gene encoding succinate--CoA ligase subunit alpha: MSVFVDKNTKVIVQGITGSTALFHTKQMLEYGTQIVGGTTPGKGGQEVEGVPVFNTVQEAVEKTGATASVIYVPAPFAADAIMEAVDAELDVVICITEHIPVLDMVKVKRYMEGKKTRLVGPNCPGVITPDECKIGIMPGYIHKKGHVGVVSRSGTLTYEAVHQLTQAGIGQSTAVGIGGDPVNGTNFIDVLDAFNKDVETYAVIMIGEIGGTAEEEAALWVKENMTKPVVGFIGGRTAPPGKRMGHAGAIISGGKGTADEKIRVMNESGIRVADTPSVMGETLIEVLKEKGLYEACKNL; the protein is encoded by the coding sequence ATGAGTGTATTTGTTGATAAAAATACTAAAGTAATTGTACAGGGTATTACTGGATCTACGGCACTTTTTCACACAAAACAAATGCTAGAGTACGGCACACAAATTGTTGGGGGAACAACACCTGGTAAGGGCGGTCAAGAAGTCGAAGGTGTACCGGTATTCAACACTGTTCAAGAAGCTGTTGAAAAAACTGGAGCTACTGCTTCAGTTATTTATGTGCCTGCTCCATTTGCAGCGGACGCTATTATGGAGGCTGTTGATGCAGAGTTAGACGTAGTTATTTGTATAACTGAGCATATCCCTGTTCTTGACATGGTAAAAGTAAAGCGTTATATGGAAGGGAAAAAGACGCGCTTAGTTGGGCCTAACTGTCCTGGAGTGATAACACCTGATGAGTGTAAAATTGGTATTATGCCAGGGTATATTCACAAAAAAGGTCATGTAGGGGTTGTATCTCGTTCTGGTACATTAACATATGAGGCTGTTCATCAGCTCACACAAGCAGGAATTGGTCAGTCTACCGCTGTAGGAATTGGTGGAGATCCTGTTAACGGCACAAACTTTATTGATGTTTTAGATGCATTTAATAAAGACGTAGAAACGTATGCTGTTATTATGATTGGTGAAATCGGCGGAACGGCAGAAGAAGAAGCTGCACTATGGGTAAAAGAAAACATGACAAAGCCTGTAGTTGGTTTCATTGGAGGGCGCACTGCGCCTCCAGGTAAAAGAATGGGGCACGCAGGAGCGATTATTTCAGGTGGAAAAGGTACAGCGGATGAAAAAATTCGTGTCATGAACGAAAGTGGTATTCGTGTAGCTGATACACCGTCTGTAATGGGTGAGACGCTAATTGAGGTTCTTAAAGAAAAGGGACTTTACGAAGCTTGTAAAAACTTGTAA